Proteins encoded together in one Halalkaliarchaeum sp. AArc-CO window:
- a CDS encoding NOP5/NOP56 family protein, translating into MTDTTDATDVTDAPEAAWFSGLDPADLEAAGTAIDEGTADAPADWPELAVEVGYADSEADYYRRLHEATMAAARAEVRKRERADDAQLVHAVRAMDDAERVANELTERVLEWAGTRFDDVPDGSAGVDWLADREPDGPAEERLLSLAGLAADLGTEADEHRAFIERQAPAVAPNLAEMAGPVLAARLIALAGGLETLAKKPAGTVQLLGAEDALFAHLSGRAPSPKHGVIYTHEYVKGTHPDDRGSAARAFAGKLAIAARIDHYSGEHRPEIHEEMRDRIETIRARRPDASGGDSE; encoded by the coding sequence ATGACCGACACGACCGACGCGACGGACGTGACCGACGCCCCGGAGGCGGCCTGGTTTTCGGGGCTGGATCCGGCGGACCTCGAGGCCGCCGGGACCGCGATCGACGAGGGGACCGCCGACGCGCCGGCCGACTGGCCGGAGCTCGCCGTCGAAGTCGGCTACGCCGACTCCGAAGCCGACTACTACCGCCGACTCCACGAGGCGACGATGGCAGCCGCCCGTGCGGAAGTCCGCAAACGGGAGCGTGCCGACGACGCACAGCTGGTTCACGCGGTCCGGGCAATGGACGACGCCGAGCGCGTCGCCAATGAACTCACCGAACGGGTTCTCGAATGGGCGGGGACCCGGTTCGACGACGTCCCGGACGGCTCCGCCGGCGTGGACTGGCTCGCGGACCGGGAGCCGGACGGCCCGGCCGAAGAGCGGTTGCTCTCACTGGCCGGTCTCGCCGCCGACCTCGGGACGGAAGCCGACGAGCACCGGGCGTTCATCGAGCGCCAGGCGCCGGCGGTCGCGCCGAACCTCGCGGAGATGGCGGGTCCGGTGCTCGCCGCGCGACTGATCGCGCTTGCGGGCGGGCTCGAGACGCTGGCGAAAAAGCCGGCAGGCACCGTCCAGCTGCTCGGCGCCGAAGACGCCCTCTTTGCCCACCTGTCGGGTCGGGCCCCCTCGCCGAAACACGGCGTGATCTACACCCACGAGTACGTCAAGGGGACCCACCCGGACGACCGCGGCTCGGCGGCACGGGCGTTCGCCGGCAAGCTCGCCATCGCCGCGCGGATCGATCACTACAGCGGAGAGCACCGTCCCGAGATCCACGAGGAAATGCGCGACCGGATCGAGACGATCCGGGCACGGCGGCCGGACGCGTCCGGAGGTGACAGCGAATGA
- a CDS encoding protein-L-isoaspartate(D-aspartate) O-methyltransferase — protein sequence MFGFRDDSNAVDDGDFEAARDRMVDRLEERGSIRRSSTARALRAVPRHVFVPDSRRRNAYADRPLPIGHDQTISAPHMVAVMTDLLELETGDRVLEIGTGCGYHAAVVAEIVGSGNVYTVEYVEEHATAARERLEELGYDIHVRQGDGHRGWPEHAPYDAAYLTCATPEIPDAVVDQVREGGVVVGPVGRGYQELVRLQIDSDGVSRESHGGVRFVPMRGGE from the coding sequence ATGTTTGGGTTCAGGGACGACTCGAACGCCGTCGACGACGGCGACTTCGAGGCTGCCCGCGACCGGATGGTCGACCGGCTCGAAGAGCGGGGCTCCATCCGGCGGTCCTCCACCGCGCGGGCGCTCCGGGCCGTCCCTCGCCACGTGTTCGTCCCCGACTCGCGGCGGCGGAACGCCTACGCCGACCGACCGCTCCCGATCGGTCACGACCAGACCATCAGCGCGCCACACATGGTCGCGGTGATGACGGACCTGCTCGAACTCGAGACGGGCGATCGGGTCCTCGAGATCGGCACCGGCTGCGGCTATCACGCGGCCGTCGTCGCGGAAATCGTCGGCTCGGGCAACGTCTACACCGTCGAGTACGTCGAGGAACACGCAACGGCGGCCCGTGAACGCCTCGAAGAACTTGGATACGACATCCACGTCAGGCAGGGCGACGGCCACCGTGGCTGGCCCGAACACGCCCCCTATGACGCCGCCTACCTCACCTGTGCGACGCCGGAGATCCCGGACGCGGTCGTCGACCAGGTCCGGGAAGGCGGCGTGGTCGTCGGTCCCGTCGGGCGCGGCTATCAAGAGCTCGTCCGGCTGCAGATCGATTCAGACGGTGTCAGTCGAGAAAGCCACGGCGGCGTGCGATTCGTTCCGATGCGTGGCGGTGAGTGA
- a CDS encoding phosphopantetheine adenylyltransferase, protein MNVALGGTFDPVHDGHLALFRRAFELGDVTVGLTSDELAPETRHVDRYVRPYGERKRDLKAELEPLAEEHGREFEIRKLERPTGIATEPGFDALIVSPETVDGGKRINDLRVERGLPPLQIEVVDHVPAADDDRISSTRIVRGEIDRHGNLTPDRDGRTAKRDETAK, encoded by the coding sequence ATGAACGTCGCGCTGGGCGGGACCTTCGATCCCGTTCACGACGGTCACCTCGCGTTATTCAGGCGGGCGTTCGAACTCGGGGACGTCACCGTCGGGTTGACGTCGGACGAGCTCGCACCCGAAACCCGGCACGTCGACCGCTACGTTCGCCCATACGGGGAGCGCAAGCGCGACCTGAAAGCCGAGCTCGAGCCGCTCGCCGAAGAGCACGGCCGGGAGTTCGAGATCAGGAAGCTCGAACGGCCGACCGGTATCGCGACGGAGCCCGGGTTCGACGCGCTGATCGTCTCCCCGGAAACTGTCGACGGCGGAAAGCGGATCAACGACCTCCGGGTCGAGCGCGGGCTGCCCCCGCTGCAGATCGAGGTGGTCGACCACGTACCCGCTGCCGACGACGACCGAATCTCTTCGACGCGGATCGTTCGTGGCGAGATCGACCGCCACGGGAACCTCACCCCCGACCGAGACGGTCGGACGGCAAAGCGGGACGAAACGGCAAAATGA
- a CDS encoding ATP-binding protein → MTFYDREEELDTLTGAVESPGSDFVVVYGRRRVGKTELLKEFCADRPHIYFLAAQEAEHRQREKFLEQVADYFDERVPRIDSWDEAFEYLGENLQREDLVVVIDEFPYLVEENDSLPSYIQAFVDQALDGTDSMLVLCGSSVSTMESEILGHESPLYGRRTAQLDVTPFSFQQAREVISYNITDAVRSYAVTGGTPMYLTLFDYDQSLAANIRSHVLSSSAVLYNEPEFLLRTELRNPARYMSILEAVALGHTTPNEISGATGIDSGPLSKYLQTLRRLRLIERDVPVTASGKKSKRSRYRVADEFLRFWFRYVEPHRSSIEEAPEIVYDGTIEPDLPTHVATTFEDVCQEAVWEGIRRGAFEPYSEVGRWWYGEEEIDIVGLAPNDDRVLLAECKWTTDPVGEDLVKSLRAKAEHVRWGPSDRDEQFALFSKSGFVDGLEAQLDDSWSLFTVADIDDLLTPS, encoded by the coding sequence ATGACCTTCTACGACCGGGAGGAAGAACTCGATACACTCACGGGTGCGGTGGAGTCCCCCGGTTCGGACTTCGTTGTCGTCTATGGCCGGCGTCGGGTCGGGAAAACGGAACTCCTCAAAGAATTCTGTGCTGACCGTCCCCACATTTACTTCCTTGCCGCGCAGGAAGCCGAGCATCGACAGCGCGAGAAGTTCCTTGAGCAAGTTGCGGACTACTTCGACGAGCGCGTCCCTCGAATCGACAGTTGGGACGAAGCGTTCGAATACCTCGGGGAGAACCTCCAGCGAGAGGATCTTGTCGTCGTCATCGACGAGTTCCCGTATCTCGTCGAAGAGAACGACTCGCTTCCATCGTACATACAAGCGTTCGTTGACCAGGCACTCGATGGGACGGACTCGATGCTGGTGCTCTGTGGGTCGAGCGTGAGCACGATGGAGTCAGAGATCCTGGGTCACGAGAGCCCACTGTACGGGCGACGAACGGCGCAACTCGACGTAACGCCGTTCTCGTTTCAACAGGCACGAGAGGTCATCTCATACAACATCACGGACGCGGTTCGGTCGTATGCCGTCACAGGTGGCACCCCGATGTACCTCACGCTGTTCGACTACGACCAGTCGCTCGCGGCGAACATTCGATCACACGTCCTGTCATCATCTGCGGTACTGTATAACGAACCCGAGTTCCTCCTGCGCACCGAGCTCCGAAACCCAGCCCGGTACATGAGCATCCTCGAAGCAGTCGCACTGGGCCATACGACACCGAACGAGATCTCCGGCGCAACGGGGATCGATTCGGGTCCGCTCTCGAAGTACCTACAGACACTCCGCCGACTCCGCCTCATCGAACGAGATGTCCCAGTCACGGCCTCGGGGAAGAAATCGAAGCGGTCACGGTACCGGGTTGCGGACGAGTTCCTTCGGTTCTGGTTTCGGTATGTCGAGCCGCATCGATCCAGTATCGAGGAAGCACCGGAGATCGTGTACGACGGGACGATTGAACCGGACCTCCCAACGCACGTCGCAACCACGTTCGAGGACGTGTGTCAAGAAGCCGTCTGGGAAGGGATTCGACGCGGTGCATTCGAACCGTACTCCGAAGTCGGTCGCTGGTGGTACGGAGAAGAGGAGATCGATATCGTCGGGCTGGCACCGAACGACGACCGAGTCCTCCTCGCCGAATGTAAGTGGACGACAGATCCGGTTGGGGAAGACCTCGTCAAGAGTCTGCGAGCAAAGGCGGAGCACGTCCGATGGGGACCGTCGGATCGAGACGAGCAGTTCGCCCTGTTTTCGAAAAGCGGCTTCGTCGACGGTCTCGAAGCACAACTCGATGACTCGTGGTCCTTGTTTACTGTCGCGGACATCGACGACCTACTCACGCCTTCCTGA
- a CDS encoding glutamate--cysteine ligase produces the protein MDLGSRDAFDRMGVLGIEEEFFIVDETGRPTSGTDELVYETEPPAALDGRIDHELFKCTIETQTPLIEDPSNARQELERVRAALVDHAESQGFQIAGAGLHPEARWRELDHTQKPRYKAQLDRIQYPQHRNTTAGLHLHVGVDDPDKAVWVANELRWYAPVLLALSANSPFWNGYDTGLESARAKIFEGLPNTGMPTAFEDYDAFERFERRMVEDGSIDDRGGLWYDVRPHSGHGSVEMRAPDGQRDPEIVLAFAEYVHALVVDLAERYEDGEPGTEIRRELLDENKWRAIRHGHDATFMTADSGTVSLEEFVDRECERLGVDGLSGVLDRESGATRQRRIHAEEGIDSLCQDLLLSE, from the coding sequence ATGGATCTCGGGTCTCGTGACGCCTTCGATCGGATGGGCGTTCTCGGTATCGAAGAGGAGTTTTTTATTGTCGACGAGACGGGGCGTCCGACGTCCGGGACGGACGAACTCGTCTACGAGACGGAACCCCCGGCGGCGCTGGACGGTCGGATCGATCACGAACTGTTCAAGTGCACGATCGAGACGCAGACACCACTGATCGAGGATCCCTCCAACGCACGCCAAGAGCTCGAGCGCGTCCGGGCGGCGCTCGTGGACCACGCCGAATCGCAGGGGTTCCAGATCGCGGGCGCCGGGCTCCATCCAGAGGCCCGGTGGCGAGAACTGGATCACACGCAAAAACCGCGGTACAAAGCGCAACTGGATCGCATCCAGTACCCACAACATCGCAATACCACCGCCGGGCTACATCTCCACGTCGGTGTCGACGATCCGGACAAGGCCGTCTGGGTCGCAAACGAGCTCCGCTGGTACGCCCCCGTGCTGCTCGCGCTGTCGGCGAATTCCCCGTTCTGGAACGGCTACGACACCGGGCTAGAATCGGCCCGAGCGAAGATATTCGAGGGCTTACCTAACACGGGGATGCCCACCGCCTTCGAGGATTACGACGCGTTCGAGCGATTCGAACGTCGGATGGTCGAGGATGGGTCGATCGACGATCGGGGTGGGCTCTGGTACGACGTTCGTCCGCACAGCGGTCACGGCTCCGTCGAGATGCGGGCACCCGACGGACAGCGCGATCCCGAAATCGTGCTCGCGTTCGCCGAGTACGTCCACGCGCTGGTCGTGGATCTCGCCGAGCGATACGAAGACGGAGAACCGGGAACCGAGATCAGGCGGGAACTCCTCGACGAGAACAAGTGGCGGGCGATCCGGCACGGCCACGACGCCACCTTTATGACTGCCGACTCGGGGACTGTTTCCCTCGAAGAATTCGTCGATCGCGAGTGTGAGCGGTTGGGCGTCGACGGGCTCTCCGGCGTCCTCGACCGGGAAAGCGGTGCGACACGTCAGCGTCGCATCCACGCCGAGGAGGGTATCGACTCGCTGTGTCAGGACTTGCTACTGTCCGAGTGA
- a CDS encoding fibrillarin-like rRNA/tRNA 2'-O-methyltransferase: MTDSSPGSSADSSSDRLPAGVTRRRIGGSERLATRGEPVYGEPTADGWRVWDAGRSKLGAMLELGLDTGLEAGDTVLYLGAANGTTVSHVADFAGPTYAVEFAARPMRDLLDVAESRDSLFPLLKDARKPETYAHVVEADIDVIVQDVATRGQATVANRNRQFLRENGRLLLSVKARSEDVTASPEAVFDSVLQELEREYEPLETRKLAPYHEDHLGVVARPR; encoded by the coding sequence ATGACTGACTCGTCGCCGGGGTCGTCTGCAGATTCGTCATCCGATAGGCTCCCGGCGGGCGTGACGCGCCGGCGGATCGGCGGTTCAGAGCGGCTCGCCACCCGCGGGGAGCCCGTCTACGGAGAGCCGACAGCGGACGGCTGGCGGGTCTGGGACGCCGGGCGGTCCAAACTTGGGGCGATGCTCGAACTCGGCCTGGACACCGGACTCGAGGCGGGCGATACGGTGCTGTATCTCGGTGCGGCGAATGGAACGACGGTCAGCCACGTTGCGGACTTTGCGGGTCCCACCTACGCCGTGGAGTTCGCTGCGAGGCCGATGCGGGACCTGCTGGACGTCGCAGAGAGTCGAGACAGCCTCTTCCCGCTGTTGAAGGACGCACGGAAACCGGAGACGTACGCCCACGTCGTCGAAGCCGACATCGACGTCATAGTTCAGGACGTTGCGACCCGTGGACAGGCTACCGTCGCGAACCGCAACAGGCAGTTCCTCCGGGAGAACGGGCGACTCCTACTTTCGGTGAAAGCCAGAAGTGAGGACGTCACGGCCTCCCCCGAGGCCGTCTTCGACTCCGTGCTACAGGAACTCGAACGCGAGTACGAACCGCTCGAAACCCGGAAGCTGGCGCCGTATCACGAGGATCACCTCGGCGTCGTCGCCCGGCCACGGTGA
- a CDS encoding protein-L-isoaspartate O-methyltransferase: MDPAVLRDDMVEGLEYGLDEPLDPEVSWAMRTVPRHEFLDEAPYENRPTEAYGTRVLAPKTAAQFVDALAAAEGDDVLVVGSGIGYTVAVIAEIVGDRHVHAVDIDRRVVSAARSNLESAGYGDALVDRRDGTEGLPEYAPYDRILLEAAVVRPPTALLDQLAPEGTIVFPRGMGSQQIVVGERNRSEPDGYRILEEYGLVQLGPLLAKGERHTGPARNRTVREDAEFQSQGYFARSGWEYDWVDWEDQL; encoded by the coding sequence ATGGACCCAGCGGTGCTCCGGGACGACATGGTCGAGGGACTCGAATACGGCCTCGACGAGCCGCTCGATCCGGAGGTATCCTGGGCGATGCGGACGGTTCCTCGACACGAGTTTCTTGACGAGGCCCCATACGAAAACCGCCCAACAGAGGCGTACGGGACCCGGGTGCTTGCACCGAAAACGGCCGCACAGTTCGTCGATGCACTCGCCGCCGCCGAGGGTGACGACGTGCTCGTCGTCGGGTCGGGGATCGGATACACCGTCGCAGTGATCGCGGAGATCGTCGGCGATCGACACGTTCACGCCGTCGATATCGACCGTCGGGTCGTGTCCGCCGCCCGGTCGAACCTCGAGTCCGCCGGATACGGCGACGCTCTGGTGGACCGCCGGGACGGGACCGAGGGGCTCCCGGAGTATGCTCCCTACGATCGGATCCTTCTGGAGGCGGCGGTCGTTCGCCCGCCGACCGCGCTTCTCGATCAGCTCGCCCCGGAGGGGACGATCGTGTTCCCCCGGGGAATGGGCAGCCAGCAGATAGTCGTCGGGGAACGGAATCGGTCGGAGCCGGACGGATACCGGATTCTCGAAGAGTACGGCCTGGTCCAGCTCGGACCGCTGCTCGCGAAAGGCGAACGGCACACCGGCCCGGCCCGAAACCGGACGGTTCGCGAGGACGCGGAGTTTCAGAGCCAGGGGTATTTTGCCCGCAGCGGCTGGGAGTACGACTGGGTCGACTGGGAAGATCAGCTGTAG
- a CDS encoding helix-turn-helix domain-containing protein has translation MTPEDDPDDRDDEFEYEKLESENDEADESDEELDGEFDDGEKSPGKAAKEELKKTRERIEEEADRAVEEFDRGIVDLLSWLLDTETKARIYVYLRENPDSTSEEIADGTGLYPSTVREALAELHDEGTVERQKRESAGAGNNPYEYQAIPPSELVHGVVDQIQSELNTVFNLDRRLGDEESESSEPVRITVEGGGEQAGDEETDDEEPQDEDVDDEVQDEE, from the coding sequence ATGACCCCCGAAGACGACCCTGACGACCGAGATGACGAATTCGAGTACGAGAAACTCGAAAGCGAGAATGACGAGGCAGACGAATCCGACGAGGAACTCGATGGGGAGTTCGACGACGGCGAGAAGTCGCCCGGGAAGGCCGCAAAAGAGGAACTGAAAAAGACCCGCGAGCGCATCGAAGAGGAGGCCGACCGTGCAGTCGAGGAGTTCGACCGCGGGATCGTCGACCTGCTCTCGTGGCTCTTGGACACGGAAACGAAAGCCCGAATCTACGTGTACCTCCGTGAGAACCCCGACAGCACGAGCGAGGAGATCGCCGACGGGACCGGACTGTATCCGAGTACTGTGCGCGAGGCGCTCGCAGAGCTCCACGACGAAGGCACCGTCGAGCGCCAGAAGCGCGAAAGCGCCGGCGCAGGTAACAATCCCTACGAGTACCAGGCGATCCCGCCGAGCGAACTGGTACACGGTGTCGTCGATCAGATCCAGTCGGAGCTCAATACCGTGTTCAACCTGGATCGCCGCCTCGGTGACGAGGAGAGTGAAAGCTCCGAGCCAGTACGTATTACGGTCGAAGGGGGCGGCGAGCAGGCCGGCGACGAAGAGACAGACGACGAAGAGCCGCAAGATGAAGACGTGGACGACGAGGTGCAGGACGAGGAATAG